The sequence below is a genomic window from Microcebus murinus isolate Inina chromosome 4, M.murinus_Inina_mat1.0, whole genome shotgun sequence.
CTGCCTGTCACCTGGGGTGTGCCGGGAGATCACTTACTGCACGTGGGcacagggaggagcaggggaagggCTGGTGACCGGCTGACGGGTGGACGGAGGAAtgtgagggtggggacagggacgggcACCCCgtcagggggagggaggatggcgCAGGCGGGAGCACGGAGtgggtgggagaagaggaggaggaggacagaggacGGAGGGACGGGgtggcgtgtggggggagggattactaccgtgtttcccccaaaataagacggggtcttatatttatttttcctcaagaagacaccctagggcttattttcaggggatgcgctatttttttttaagtacggtacaaccatctacattgattcacatacagtgaagtcgtcttcttctggaacatcatcctcactctccaaaccccgaatcccatcctggaTGTCTctcgactctatttcctttagaaccatcggccccaatctctcacgtcaagccacagagctctcactgggcggatgagaagggctgctcgtgctctttcccgctccgtgacgaaatgcatgggttgtgcagatgcgctgcgtagccacgcctgtcactagggcttattttccggtggggcttctattgcgcacatgcttagaaaccctgctagggctcattttatgggcaggtcttgtttttggggaaacacggtggGAGGCTGGGGACGTAGGGCTTGGGCAAACAGgtagaaggggaagggaaggggcaaGGTGTCTGTCGTGGGCAGGGGATGGACAGGCAGGTGTATTTACAgataggagggagggaggggtagtCACGGGTGTGTGAGGACGAAagtgggggtgcagggtggaaactgaggcacacggTTGGGTAGAGGGAGGAAGAACGGGGGGCCAGGAGAAGAGGGGGTAAATGCACCTGCCGGTGGAGGACGGATAGGCTGGTGGGCGGCGCGGGGGCCAGGGAGACCTGAGGGAGGGGGGTCACGGCGCTGGGGAAAGGGGGTGTCTGGGTGAAACTGCGGATGCGTGTTGACGCGTGGGCGGCTGTGAAGTCACATGCAGGGCGGGTGGAGGTGACGGGGGCGGGtgggggagtgggaaggagggaagacatGACCGTAGGCCACACTTGTGCTCGAGTCTCCCCCTGCACGCTTTGCGGCCGGAGCACCCCACCAGAGCACGGGGGAGAAATCAGCACAGACGGGCGGAGCGACCTCCCTGAGGTCCCGCCACTAGCGAGGGACGTGGCCAAGCCCCTGCCGGGAGCCAGAGCCCCGCCCCGGGCGCGTGGCTGCGCGGGTCGCAGAAGCGGGGTGCACgcggggaggggggaagggaccGGCTGTGAAAGGCCGACGGGCGGGAAGATGTGGAGCCTCGGGCGGTGCACGGTGTCCCCCAGGGGCCACTGTGGGTGGACGGGGGGGGAGGTGGAgccaggggcgggggaggggaggaaggcagccGGAGGGCGGGAACGACACGCGTGCACAGACAGACGGGGGCTGCGGGGTGGGCGGGGTGGAGGGACGAGGTCTGCGGACACACTGGGTGCAGGTGAGTGGCAGGGAGGGGGAACAGCGGGCGACCGTCCCTccgtggggggaggaaggaaggcgGAAAAGAGAAAGGCGGGAGGAAAACAGCAGGTGGATACGCGGACGCACaaacagggcaggagggaggcacaAGAGGGTCCAGGTGGATCCCGCTGGGAGGGCTGAGCGAGGGCTGAGGGTGGAGAcagggggagggtggggctgtGATGGCGCCAGGGGCGGGCAGAGGGAGGCGGGCGGCTGAGTGCGATGCccgggaggctgggcagggaggcccGTCCCTGAGCAGGTGAGGCTGGGTGGTGGCACTATCGGACTGACGTGTAgggtggcgggggagggaggaCCAGGCAGGAGAGATCAGGTGGGCGGTGGGCAGGGTGGCCATTTGTAGGGGacgcagggtgggagggaggaaggcgggAGGACGAGGTGGCTGGGCGGGTGGGTGACGGGTGGAAGGGCAGACAGGCGGACGTGTGGCAGGCGGGGACGAGGAGCACAGACGGCAGCctcttccttctgaccctccCGTCCCGCCTCCCGGGAGGTCCCGGCTGCCCCTGCTCCGCTCTcccgccctcccccctgcccaggtCCCCGCCACACGCTTTCCCACGGGGACCACACCAAGGCATGTCTCGTGCCTTGCTCCACGCTGGCCGCGGGGATCACACACCGATcacatctcctcttcctccacacGGTGGGATCCCAGCCCTCAGGCGCCCCCAAGTCCCTCCCTGCACGGCCCCGGGCTTCCCTTCCTCCCGCAGAGCACGGGGCCCGGCCGACCGCCACCTTCCTGTCTCCCTGCGTGCACCTTCCCCACCTGACACCTGTCCTCTCTCACTCCCTGACCCCATGGAAAGGCCACCTCCTCCCAGAGTCCCCACCCGAGACCAGCCGCACCCCACACTGGGAGGGACGCGTTTCTTCTCCGAAACACCACCAGGCGGAACCATCCCCACCCCCGTCCTTCGTCCTCTGTCCATCCTCCCGTCCAACCAATACTCCTTGACGCCCACATCGGGCAGCCCTGCCTTGGGAGGTGACGGGGCACCAGAGGGTCGGGTCTGGGATGTGAGGGGGCACCAGAGGGTCGGGTCTCGGGAGGTGAGGGGGCACCAGAGGGTCGGGTCTCGGGATGTGAGGGGGCACCAGAGGGTCGGGTCTGGGATGTGAGGGGGCACCAGAGGGTCGGGTCTGGGGAGGTGAGGGGGCACCAGAGGGTCGGGTCTCGGGAGGTGACGGGGCACCAGAGGGTCGGGTCTTGGGAGGTGACGGGGCACCAGAGGGTCGGGTCTGGGAGGTGAGGGGGCACCAGAGGATCGGGTCTGGGGAGGTGACGGGGCACCAGAGGGTCGGGTCTCGGGAGGCGAGGGGGCACCAGAGGGTCGGGTCTGGGAGGTGAGGGGGCACCAGAGGGTCGGGTCTGGGAGGTGAGGGGGCACCAGAGGGTCGGGTCTGGGAGGTGAGGGGGCACCAGAGGGTCGGGTCTGGGAGGTGAGGGGGCACCAGAGGGTCGGGTCTGGGGAGGTGATGGGGCACCAGAGGGTCGTATCTGGGGAGGTGAGGGGGCACCAGAGGGTCGGGTCTCAGGAGGTGAGGGGGCACCAGAGGGTCGGGTCTCAGGAGGTGAGGGGGCACCAGAGGGTCGTATCTGGGGAGGTGAGGGGGCACCAGAGGGTTGGGTCTCAGGAGGTGAGGGGCCACCAGAGGGTCGGGTCTTGGGAGGTGAGGGGACACCAGAGGGTCGGGTCTGGGGAGGTGAGGGGGCACCAGAGGGTCGGGTCTCGGGAGGTGAGGGGGCACCAGAGGGTCGGGTCTGGCGGGGTGAGGGGGCACCAGAGGGTCGAGTTTGGGGAGGTGAGGGGACACCAGAGGGTCGGGTCTGGGGAGGTGACGGGGCACCAGAGGGTCGGGTCTCGGGAGGTGACGGGGCACCAGAGGGTCGGGTCTGGCGGGGTGAGGGGACACCAGAGGGTCAAGTTTGGGGAGGTGAGGGGACACCAGAGGGTCGGGTCTCGGGAGGTGAGGGGACTCCAGAGGGTCGGGTCTGGCGGGGTGAGCAGGCGTGGCCGGCAGCAGGTCTCGGGGGCTTCCCAGGAGAGAGAGGGTGCTCTCAGAAGCTCTCCGGGCCGCGGGAAGAGCTCGCGGGGGCCGAGGGCCCACGTGACCCGCGGCACCTTCATGGGAGGCAGAGGGCATGGGGAAGCCAGGGGAAGGGTGGAAAACCGGTCTGGAAGGGCCTTGAACGGCAAGCGAGGAAGCTTGGACGTGGTCCAGCCGACGGCGGGAGCCAGCGGCCACGGAGGCGGCTCGCGGAGAAGCATGAATGGAGAATCGGCTTTTTGTGTCTCTGCCGGCCTGGCACCCGGCTGGGGGAACACAGGCTCGGTCTCTGCGGTCGGTCCAGCCGCACGGAGCCGAACCGCTGGCGGGTGGGGGCGGACAGGTGGCTGGAAGGGGGACGGACACGTGGGGCAGGCAAGGACACAGCGCCTGCTTGACACCTGCCACACGCCAGCCTCCACCCCGCCCACGGTGCCGGCTCCCGGCTGTTTGGTTCCCCTTTGTTGCAGAAGAGGGAGCAGGGGTCAGTGAGGTGCCATGGCTTGTCCGTCCCCGCGGCTCGGATTTTAGCCAAGACCTTCTGACCCCAAGTCCGCCCGGTGCCCTTGGAAGGGCCGTGACCGGCTGCGTGTGGTCTGGGGCGCAGCAGGCCAGGAGACCTGCAGCTGGATGGACAGATGGAGGCAGTCCCAAGCTCGGGGCCAGGCTGGCCAGCCCTGTCCTCCCCTCTGCCGGGACAGAGGCAGCTCACCTCGCACCCCCTCCTGGGAGGCCCCGAAGGCTTTCCACACGCATGGCctccaggagagagaggaaaggcagCCCCGTGTGAGCCGGGGTGGGCGCTCCCTGCCCCTCAGAAGGACAAGCTcacgccaccccccaccccagcaccaaTCCGGCACCATCCAGAAAGCCCTGACCTACCTACAACCTGTGCCAGATGGGCCTGCCCATGCCAGCCAGCCGGTCACCGCCCGAGccaaggggaggaggggacggctTCCGGACAGGAGCCCGGGCAGCCAGGCCGTGTCCGCAGGCTGCTGGCAGCACGCAGCAAGAGGGCACCGGAGGCAGAGCCCCGCGGCTGCGGCTtctgctccctgccctctgccGGGCACGGCCTGGGGAGCAGAGCCGGGGCTAGTCCGGAGGCTGCACCCCACCCCACGTTCTCCTCCACTCTGCTGCCCTCAGCACACGCACACCCGTGCACACTCATGCAcgtacacacaggtgcacacacgcAGTCACACTCACGCTTACATACTCATGTGTGCACAATTTGCACACACTCTCATGCACACCTGCACACAATATATGAatgcacactcatgcacacacaatGCCTTCCCATGCACACACAATTACACggatatgtgcacacacatgcacactcacacacattcggTCATGCTCACAAAATATACTCACATTCATGCAATTacccacatgcatacacatggGCACACTCATGCGCACATACgacattcacatgcacacatgcaatTATACTGACACATGTGTACTCACACACATTCAGTTACACTCACATCTGTGCaattacacacatgcatacacgtGGGCACACTCAGGCACACAtacattcacatgcacacatgcaatTATACtgacacgtgcacacacatgcacactcacattcAGTCACACACAAAATACACTCACATTCATGCAATTACACGCATACACATGGgcacactcatgtgcacacaccACATTCACGTGCACACATGCAGTTATctactcacacacatgcacacacatatgcacactcacGTGcaacacactgacacacacacacactggcacatGCTGCCTCACGCACAGGTCCCGCGTGGTCGTGCCCAGGGCCGGGGACACGGCCTCAGGACGAGGGCACCGGTGACGGCAGACGCGTGGGGCCAAGGCTGAGTCAGGAGCGGACCGAGGCCAGGTGGCCGGCGTGTGATGCTGAGGGGAGCACTCAAAGCTGGATCCGAGGCAGAGCTGTCCAGGTGACCTACCTGCCGggccagcctctgccccagcccccgctccctgcagcccctgccccccctccccaggcaGCTGCAGGCGCTGGGGCTCCTCTGGCTCGGCCACTCCAGTCTGGGCGGGGAAAGTGATGATCTGGCTAAATGTGAGCCGCCCTTTCCTGCTGAGTGTCGCCTCCCCCTGGGGGAGGTTGCAGTGGGGGGTCTGGAGCCCTGGGCGGGGAGCCCTTCGGGGTGCTGTCTGTTGCAGCTCGTGTCAGGCCAAGTGTGGGTGTGCATTTAGGGGGTGCCATTGTGCCCTCCGGAGACTGCGGGGTCTCCAGCCCAGGACAGGACGGGCCCCATAGCAGGTCCCTCACTGCCTCCTGCGGTGGCCTCTGCCTGTGTTTCTCTGCTTTGCCCTTGGGGCAGGGGGTCCTGTCACCCGGCACCCAGCTCTGCTACAGTGCCAGGTGGCTTCTAGAAGTCGAGCCCGCTCGGGGTGTGGGGTGAGGGGTGTGCAGGACATGTGTCCACGCCTCTCTTCCCTGGCCACCAGGATGGGCCCCCACTAAAAGCCTGGCATCGGGCTGCCTGCAGAGGTGCTTTGTCAGGTCTCCAGCCACCCTCCTTCCTACCAGAGAACGCAGCCAAGCCCCCGTCGGCTCCACGCCGCTCCGCCCCTGGACGCCGAGGGCGGCTGCAGTCCGGGTTCCCACATCCCCGGCCACGGGATGGGACTCTGAGCCCATCCCCACCCCCGCAGCCCCTCCTGCAGGCTCCGGCCAGCCGCTGCGCAGACAGCCTGTCCCTAGCGGCCCATGAAGACCCCTGAGAAGCTCTCAGCTCAGGCAGGGGAAGAAGGGCAGACCCCTGCAGATCAGACCTGGCCAACATCCCGGCCTCTCCGGACCCCACAAACAAGACCCCCACTCTTGGTACACCTCTCGGCCCCGACTGCGCCAGCTGGGCCTGTGGGCTCCTCTGAGAGGGAAGGGCAGCGCGGAGGAGGCTGGGTGTCCCGCCAGCACCgtgcccagggccctgccccgCCGCTGCCAGGCTCACCTTGAGGGAGTAGGCCAAGGCGATGAAGCCCAGGCAGCAGAAGTTGAGGTAGACAAAGTTGAAGATGGACCACAGGTAGTAGTCGTTCACCTCGCTGCTGTCGGGGTACACCTCCACCACCGTCGCAGGGTTCGCCAGCGTCTTCTTCTCCGCCAGGTGCTTGCAGGCCTGGGGGGCACCGGCCGCCCGCACGCTGTCGGTCTTGCTGCTCTTGGACTCCATGGGGAACAGCGTGGGCGCCATCGGGGGGGAGGCGGAGGGCTCCGGGGCAGGGGCCCCGGGAGCTTGCAGCGCGGGGGGCTTGGACACGCAGGCGAAGCAGCCCTTGGGGGACCCTGCCGGGGGCCTCGGGATCCAGAAGGCCCCGTCCAGGGAGACTCGGGCTTCCTGGGCGCCGTCCGTGGTGCTGCCGGGGCTCCCAGCCGGGCTGGGCACTGGCcggggccctgggcctgggcgggagggagaaaggaaggatgaGGTGGACCCTGCCCGCCTGGGGGGGCCTGCCCTGTCTCCCTGCAGCCCCATGAACAGACCCAGCGGAGATGGGAATCTGCACCCCCCACACCCTGGGCAGCCAGCTGCTAGcctgccacctgcctcccccGCCCGGCCTGGCACCCGCGGCCACTGCGCTGCCAAAGCCGTTTGCAGCAGCCTTGGCGGGGACATGGGGCTTTTCACCACTTCACCATCTGCGCACAAACATTCGCCCACGGACACACAACAGGCACCCCgcaaacacacacccacactcggACTGACGACAGCACCCCAAACAGCAGCCCGCCCCGGGGCTCCAGACCCCCCACTGCCTAAGCCAGGAACGTCACACCGAGCAGCGCTGCGGGCACCTGCACACAGGCGCCGGCACACCACGCAGACACCAGCACCGCCCCCCCAGGGCTCTCCGGACCCCGGCGTGCCCGCAGGCGCCAGACGCCGCCAGGTAAACAAGTCCCCACACAGGCGACTGGGGCTCAGCCCGGGACTGACGCAGGTTCGGAGCCTCCAAACTCGCGCGCATCGCCCCCCACCTCCAAGCCGAAGACCCCGGGCGCGCACATTCGCACGGAGCCACCCACCCCGGGGGCCACAAACAGACGCACAAGGACACGCTGCGAAACGGACACTCCAGCCAGGCAGCGAGTCGAGACGCCCGCGCCCAGCAGCGCGCGCCGGGGGTCTGCGGCAaggcccccgcccggcccctctgCCCTGCTCTGTCGCAGCCGCGCGGACGGACGGCGCGTCCTCACCTACTGGCGACTCTTCCGCGGCCGGCCGGACCCTGCGCCTCGCCTCGGAGCGCGTCCTTCCGGCGTCCCGCGGGCCGCTGTCTGTCCGCCAGCCGCGTCCCAGCGGCCCAACCTTGGGGGCGGGGAGCGCGCGGGGCTCGCGGCGGCGCCGCTGCCTCCCCCGCTGCCCGCGCTCCCTCCGCTGCGCCAGGCGGCCGCGCCGCTGCAGCCAGAGCCTGACTCACGCGGCCCCGCAGCCGCCTCCGCCTCCTCCCGCCGGATGGGGGGCCTGCTCCGCGCTGGACCGGACCGTGCTGGAGCCAACCCCATCTCCGCACcggcccctgccccgccctctCGCAGGCCCCCAGACTCCGGGCCCTCCCCGTCTCCCTGCCCAGGAGACAGACAGCACCCCTCTTTCTACGTCCCCACTCGCTGGGCCAGCTGAGCCCCCTCCCCGGGCCTGTTGGATCTCCCTTCCCCGCCCGCTCTGTGTGCTGCACTCAGAGTCTTTGCCCCCCACCGCAAGAAGCCCCAGTCCCCGCAGGTGTCTGGGTCTCACCAAGCCCCTCCTGAGCACCCTTGTCTGCACGGTCCCGTCCCtaacccagcccccaccctggacGGCTCTCCAGCTCCTCCCCACTTAGCCCACCAAGTCCAGGACCCCCACTAAGTTTCAGTgacccccccctcccctcctctctgagcCCACCCTGGTCAGAGCTCCTGCCCCCCCATCAGACCCCCATTGACCCCACTAAGCAAGCCTGGGCCCTGCACCCCCCCACCGCCAGTCCAGCTCACTCCCGAAGTCTGGGagcacctgtcccctccctggaCAGGTACCCCAGAGGGCTCCCCTCTGCCGGCACAACCGAGGTCCTGCTTGCTGAGGTCCTGGCCACTAGTGACACTTGTGTCCTTGGAGCTGGGCCACTACCTGCTCACAGCCTCTCTAGGAGCCCTACCTGGGCCATCTGGGCCCTGGGCCTCCCCTTCAAATCGTATCTCAGAACCGATGTCTGTCCTCCCAGCCTTGGTCCCTCCCGGCCCTTACCTGCCCCCACACACTCTCATTCTCTCTTGGACACTTTGTCCCCAAACGATCTCCCAGCCCCACAAAAGTCCCAATGAGGAGGTCCCTTCCCCATGGAGACAACGCCAGACCTCCCACCCTCCTGCACCGCCCATCTCGGAGCTGGGTCCTCTTCACCAATGTGCCGGCCCCCACCCAGCACCGACCCTCCTCCAAAGGGACCCAGCGCTGtggctcttcctcctctccaaGCCCTGTCCTGGTTCTGAGCCCCATGGCTCCCTCCGTCCTATGATCCTATGAACTATGaacctccctcccaccaccctctGGCTCTCCAAGCTGGTCCTTCTCGGGGTCCCCCTGACTCCCAGTGTGTGCCTGCCCTTATGTGACACCCTGCTCCTCTCTGAACcccttctctcccccacctccgTGCTCTGAGCCCGCAGCCCTGCTCTGGACCCCTGTCCCCTGGACGAACCCCGGcccttccccatcccacccccttcCCGGGCCGACCAGCACAGCCTCAGGCTCGGTCGGTCCCCACCTGCAGTGCAAAGCTGATCTTCAGCGATGCTGACAAAACCCTCCCTGGGCCAGCCGGCGGGGACAAGCAGGGGAGCCCTCCCGTCCCCCTCCTGGGGTACCCTGGCCACACCTCTGTGGAGCCCTGTGGGCAGGTGGGGCATGCCGGGGAGCCAGGGCTGCGTCCTCCTGTGCCCAGCTCCAACGCTGCCCTCCCCAAGGGCCTGGCAAGGGCACCCCGGCCTCAGGTGCCCTCCCCAGGCTGTGTGTGGCCTGCGTGCCATGCCACCCCCTCCCCGGGTCTGGGCTGAGCGGGAGGACACTtcggggcaggcaggggcctggTCTGCACACAGGTCCAGAGGGCACTCAGGCGGCAGGGCGGAGGGGGTGCCAGGGCCTGCTTGGGTCCCTGGGCCgggtgagggtggggctgggccccCTCTCTGCTCCAGACCACCTCCCTCCAAGGCCCCCAGAGCCCCCAGCGTCCTGCACTCTGCGTGGGAGATGGAAGGGGCTGGACCACCATGGTAGACTCCTGAGAGCTCGCCCTGGGTCGGTACCCCTCCCAGCAAGGGCGTGGCCGGGAAACACCCCCTGAGGggtgcaggggttgggggggtgcGAGGCCCAGGGCTCCCCAGGGCACTGTCGGTTGGTCGCAGCATCCTGTGAGCAGCATCTCGTTGCCGCCCAGTCTAGAGACAGGGCTCCAGGCTCAGGGCCGGTCCCCCAGCCAGAAAGCCAAGGAGGCTGCATTTGAACCTGGAGTCGGACGCCAGGGCCCTGAGCACTCTGACCCGCTGCGGGGAGCCCTCCTCGGGGCCACCCACCCCGACCCTGGGCCCTGGACCGGAGCAGCAGCGGAGACAGAAGCTGCAAGGAGCGGCCCACGGCCTGGAGGcttggaggggagggggctgctccTGCCGCTCTGCCCTCCCTGGCTTCAGTGCAACTCTGCAAAAAGCGTCCGGTCACACCTGCCCGGGCTTCGGTGCGTGTGAACTGGGCATGTTTACGAGCCTCCTTGCAACCCCGGGTAATTGTTCCCAGAGGAGGTGTTCCGGGGGGGCTCAGCTCTGGTGCAATCCCCGGGCCCCTGGGAGTGGGAGGCCAATGACAGCCACCCCCCATCCCACAGAGGATGCACCAGGACGATGACAGCAAATGTCACCTTTGCCCCATGTCCTACACCTGCTGGTACGGGGCGCGGTGGTGGTTCTAAGAGAGACTTTAGAGCTACTGATCCCAAAGGAGCCCAGTCCCTACTACCGAGTGGTCACAAACTCCTGCCCATCCCTTAAAACCCCACTGGCTGCTGCAGCTGCCACATCTGGGCACGTGCTCCCAGTGGAAGACCAGCCCCGGGCCAGGGCCGGGCAAGGAGCAGCCCACGCTGCCCGCCCTGCGCAGGCGTGCTCCCTTTCCGGGTCCCAAGCGGGGCTGCGGAGGGCCATCGGAGGTCCCTCGGGGGGGCCCCGTCTCTTCCAAGAGCAGAAGCTCTCTCTGCGAGAGTGTAGCCGGCACTCGCCTGGTGCATGTGAAATCCGTGCCTGGACGCCGGGCGCTCACGCCAAAAACTCTGGCCCAGGCCACGTCCTGCTGGTCACTGTTCCCGGCCTCAGAAGGGGCCagcccctgcccacagccccgGCTGGACAGCTACCCACAGCCACAGGGTCCCATGTGCAGAGAAGGGCAGAGCCACTTGAGTCTGACACCAGGCACGGGGCAGCCCGGACACTCGCCCGAGCCTGACCCTCCCGGCTCCTTCCCCGTCCCGACTCAGAACCACCCTCCCTCGGCTGGCCGGGGGCCGGGCGAGGCCGCTCACACCGGTGATCccggcaccctgggaggccgaggcgggaggattgcttgaggccggggtcaggagttcgagaccagcctcggCAAGAGCGTAGACCCCCATCTCAATATAAAGAACCACCGTCCCACCGCCAAGCACAAAGCACACGGACACGGAGAGAGGCCTGAACATCTGTATTTTCACGTCCACTCTGTCCCTCAGTCACCCGGAGAGAAGGCAGCAGAGGCCAGACCGTCCGGGCCCACCGGGCCCCCGAGTGCCCACGCCCACGGCTCCTCCTTCCAGCGCCCTCCGGCCTGCTCACCGCGGCCTCGGCGCTTCCTCAGTGGGCCCGGGACCCGCGGACAGGGGCCAGCAGAGCCCAGATGTGGGtggccggggtggggtggggtcctCGGGCAGGGCCGGTTTCCGAAGGAGGCTCCGTGAGGATGGCGTGGGGGCGTGGGGCGGGCGGGGGCAGgccggctgggggaggggctccgGCGCACAAACACGCACCTGCGCGGGCACGGCGCCCGCCCTCCATCAGACAGGCCGGGCCGCCTTTCCGAGCCCAGGGAGGGCCACGCGGGAAGAAACGGCGGCCCAGTGGGGCCGGGGCAGTGAGTGTGCGAGTGCGTGTGAGACATGAGGGGTGGGAGGGCTGAGGATGCCGGCCGGCCTCCCCCTGCGgcctcctcctttccctgctgTGCGGGCGGGCCGGGGAGCTACTGGTGTGCGGCCTCCGCGAAGCCCACCCTGTTGTTGTCGCGGTCGAACACGGAGTAGTAGCGGCCGATGAAGACGTCGCCCAGAATCCAGAGCGGCCCGCCGGGCGGCGGGATGTCCATGCCCATGAAGCCGCTCAGGCAGATGGTCTTCCCGCCCTGGGACACCTGGGGCGGCCGTGGGGGTCACCACCGGGCTGTCGCCACCACCCACGCCACCACCAGCCGCCACCCCCTGGCCGGGGCGCGCCCCACTCACCTTGAGCGTGTAGTCCTCCCCCGAGAGCACGTAGTCCTTGCCGCCCAGCTTCAGGGTGACCGAGGGCAGGCTGGACACCTTGTCGCAGGGGATCATGTACTGCGGGCGAGAGCGGCGAGTGGGGACACTGTCCTTGGGACGCCCGCCCGCCCgtctgcccgcccgcccgccgccgccgctgctcaCCTCGCCCTGGATCAGCGGGACGGCGCCAATGGCCTTCTGCAGCTCCCGGACCTCGGCCACGGGGCCCACGACGAGGGAGGTGCCCGTGTCCACGATGGCCTCGCAGCCCTCCTTGCACAGGGTCAGCCCGCTGGCCACGTCCACCCTGGGGGCCGGGAGGGCGTGAGTGCCCCACCCAGGCTGGGCACGGTCCCCCGAAGCCCCTGCCCGGCACGCGTGGTCTGCGGGGcgtgagccgggcgtggtggcagactcctcctcctcctcctccctcgggGTGGCCGAGAGGGAGCGGGGCACCCACAGGTGGTGGCAGAAGGCCTGGGGGGCCGGCGGGGTGCAGGGACAAGCGcgacaccccccgcccccacccacgtCCCCGAGAGCCACACCCGCCAGCAG
It includes:
- the IFITM10 gene encoding interferon-induced transmembrane protein 10 — protein: MSPPRLLQTALAAQWPRVPGRAGEAGGRLAAGCPGCGGCRFPSPLGLFMGLQGDRAGPPRRAGSTSSFLSPSRPGPGPRPVPSPAGSPGSTTDGAQEARVSLDGAFWIPRPPAGSPKGCFACVSKPPALQAPGAPAPEPSASPPMAPTLFPMESKSSKTDSVRAAGAPQACKHLAEKKTLANPATVVEVYPDSSEVNDYYLWSIFNFVYLNFCCLGFIALAYSLKVRDKKLLNDLNGAVEDAKTARLFNITSSALAASCIILIFIFLRYPLSDY